A DNA window from Salvelinus alpinus chromosome 39, SLU_Salpinus.1, whole genome shotgun sequence contains the following coding sequences:
- the LOC139566825 gene encoding zinc finger protein OZF-like, whose amino-acid sequence MAKLQSLSVFVNERLTVAALEIFDVVEKVVAEYQEEISRSKEENDRLRRLLRITTEIKEEETPEQQHCEQEWSPSLRQEKPEPTQIKEEQEEIWTSQEVGQLQGLESDTIEFIFTPPCVKSECDLPQTQTVDGRGSDFKLLDHKPFGTVTHIKGLDISCDPPDNEGNTSSHSSAVSSVPLGLDSSPPLRKPTKSSTTSKKTHCCLDCGKCFTQVGRLKMHSRIHSEAKPFCCGDCGNRFQLKGELTKHIVIHTGEKPFNCGDCGKSFNRKLTLNRHILLVHKEVTQYENGKTKGEKPFCCGDCGKSFTRRQTLNRHKMIHTGEKPFHCGYCGKGFNRKETLIDHIQNHTGEKPFSCGDCGKSFNRKRNLTSHLLTHTEEKPFSCVDCGKSFKQKSDLTKHIMIHMEEKPFKCGECGKSFNYKVNLNRHILFIHKERK is encoded by the coding sequence ATGGCTAAACTACAGTCTTTGAGTGTATTTGTTAATGAGCGTTTAACAGTGGCTGCTCTGGAGATTTTTGACGTTGTAGAGAAAGTGGTAGCCGAGTACCAGGAGGAAATTTCCCGATCTAAAGAGGAGAATGACCGGCTACGGAGACTTCTGCGGATCACAACAGAGATAAAAGAGGAGGAAACGCCTGAGCAGCAGCACTGTGAGCAGGAGTGGAGCCCCAGTCTGAGGCAGGAGAAACCAGAGCCCACACAGATtaaagaggagcaggaggaaaTCTGGACCAGTCAGGAGGTAGGGCAGCTTCAAGGCCTGGAGTCTGACACCATTGAGTTCATATTCACTCCTCCTTGTGTGAAAAGTGAATGTGATCTTCCCCAAACCCAGACTGTGGATGGCAGAGGGAGTGACTTTAAACTGTTGGATCACAAACCTTTTGGCACTGTGACTCACATAAAGGGTCTCGACATTTCGTGCGACCCTCCAGATAATGAAGGTAATACCTCCAGCCACAGCTCAGCCGTAAGCAGCGTCCCATTAGGACTTGACAGCAGCCCACCATTGAGAAAACCTACAAAAAGCAGCACCACGTCTAAAAAGACTCATTGCTGCCTGGACTGTGGCAAATGCTTCACTCAGGTTGGCCGACTGAAGATGCACTCAAGGATTCATTCAGAGGCGAAGCCATTTTGCTGTGGAGACTGTGGGAACAGATTTCAGCTGAAAGGAGAACTAACCAAACATATAGTgattcacactggagagaaaccatttaaCTGTGGTGACTGTGGAAAAAGCTTCAATCGCAAGCTTACTCTTAACAGGCATATACTGCTTGTCCACAAAGAAGTAACACAGTACGAAAATGGAAAGACGAAAGGAGAAAAACCATTTTGCTGTGGTGACTGCGGGAAAAGTTTCACTCGTAGGCAGACCCTGAACAGACATAAAATGATTCACACAGGAGAAAAACCGTTTCATTGTGGGTACTGTGGGAAAGGCTTCAATCGCAAGGAGACCCTCATTGATCATATCCAGAATCATACAGGAGAAAAACCGTTTAGCTGTGGCGACTGCGGGAAAAGCTTCAATAGAAAGAGGAACCTAACTTCTCATTTACTGACTCACACAgaagagaaaccatttagctgtgttgactgtgggaaaagcttcaagCAAAAGAGTGACTTAACCAAACATATAATGATTCACATGGAAGAGAAACCATTTAAATGTGGAGAATGTGGAAAAAGCTTCAATTACAAGGTTAACCTCAACAGGCATATACTGTTCATCCACAAAGAAAGAAAATAG
- the LOC139566827 gene encoding zinc finger protein 2-like encodes MAKLQSLSVFISERLLVAAVEIFDVVEKVIKEYREEISRSQQENDRLQRLLRITPEIKLCGIESHQFLLAVSGEEVTCEQESPSLGQEDPEPTQIKEEQEEIRTSQDVGQLQGLKADIIEFIFTPPGVKSECDQVDQLKSLTLSQMLEYRESDSKPINLKPFVSVTHLDNPCDPPDSQDNASSHSSAASSDPVGLNVSPPLDTNTPLKKPSTKPSTTSKKHKGTLNEHIKTHTGEKPFSCGHCGIIFNHKGTFHRHILTHTRETLFNCGDCGKSFKEKGDLTKHIMIHTEEKPLSCGDCGKCFRHRGHLNRHIQTHTRETLFNCGDCGKHFNRIEHLNVHTLTHTGEKPFSCGDCGESFRHKYRLKKHILTHTGETLFHCSDCGKSFRHKVNLNSHMLVFHKERNQDESGKKQEN; translated from the coding sequence ATGGCTAAACTACAGTCTTTGAGTGTGTTTATTAGTGAGCGTTTATTGGTGGCTGCAGTGGAGATTTTTGACGTCGTAGAGAAAGTGATAAAGGAGTATCGGGAAGAGATTTCCCGATCTCAACAGGAGAATGACCGGCTTCAGAGACTGCTGAGGATCACACCCGAGATAAAACTATGTGGAATAGAATCCCACCAGTTCTTGCTCGCTGTCTCTGGTGAGGAGGTTACCTGTGAGCAGGAGAGCCCCAGTCTGGGACAGGAGGACCCAGAGCCCACACagattaaagaggaacaggaggaaaTCAGGACCAGTCAGGATGTAGGGCAGCTTCAAGGGCTGAAGGCTGACATCATAGAGTTTATATTCACTCCTCCTGGTGTGAAAAGTGAATGCGATCAGGTGGATCAACTTAAGTCCTTGACTCTTTCCCAGATGTTGGAGTACAGAGAGAGTGACTCTAAACCAATTAATCTAAAACCTTTTGTCAGTGTAACCCACCTTGACAATCCCTGTGACCCTCCAGATAGTCAAGACAATGCATCCAGCCACAGCTCAGCCGCAAGCAGCGATCCAGTAGGACTTAACGTCAGCCCACCATTGGATACCAACACACCATTGAAGAAACCCAGCACTAAACCCAGCACCACATCTAAAAAACACAAGGGCACCCTAAATGAGCATATAAAGACTCATactggagagaaaccatttagctgtggacATTGCGGTATAATCTTCAATCACAAGGGGACTTTTCACAGGCATATTCTGACTCATACACGAGAGACATTATTTAactgtggtgactgtgggaaaagttTCAAGGAGAAGGGAGACCTAACCAAACATATAATGATTCACACAGAAGAGAAACCTTTAAGCTGTGGCGATTGCGGAAAATGCTTCAGACACAGGGGACATCTGAACAGGCACATACAGACTCACACACGAGAAACATTATTTAACTGTGGTGACTGCGGGAAACACTTCAATCGCATAGAGCACTTGAACGTGCATACattgactcacacaggagagaaaccatttagctgtggtgactgtggagAAAGCTTCCGACACAAATATAGGCTTAAAAAGCATatactgactcacacaggagagactTTATTTCATTGTTCTGACTGCGGGAAAAGCTTCAGACATAAAGTGAACCTGAATAGTCATATGCTGGTGTTCCACAAAGAAAGAAATCAGGATGAAAGTGGAAAGAAGCAAGAAAATTAA